The nucleotide sequence CTCGATGTACTCGACGTCGACCAGCGCGTCGGCGAGGTCGCGGCCGTGCTGCACCGGCGTCATCTGGTCGCGTTCGCCGCCGATGACCAGCACCGGGATCTTCGACAGGACGGGGATCGCCCCGGCGGCGTCGAGCTCGCCGAACAGCGGGAAGAACCGCGCGACGACGTCGATCGGCACGGCCGCGTTCATGATGGCGGTGAACTCGACCAGCTTCGGCGAGCCGCCCTCGGCGAACGCGTAGCGCCTGGTCAGTACGTAGGCGAGGTCGCTGCCCATCTTGCGGCCGCGCTCGACCAGCTCGGGCTTGCGGGCAAGGATCGAGACGGCGGCGGGTGCGGCGCGCCCGGCCAGCCGGCCGAGGTAGCCGGGCAGGCCGAGCCCGGACACGTCGAGCTTCTGCCCGCTGGTGGCGATGAGCGCGACGGCGACGACCCGCTTGCCGAACAGCTCGGGGCGGTCTTCGGCCAGCGCCTGCAGCGTCATGCCGCCCATGGAGTGCCCGATCAGCACGATCGGCCCCTTCGGCACCACCTCGTCGAGCACCTGGCCGAGATCGGCGCCGAGCCGGCGGAACGACAGTTCGCCGTCGTCGGGCAGGGGGCCGGACCGGCCGTGCCCGCGCTGGTCCCAGAACACCAGCCGGGCGGTGCCGCGCAGGTCGCGGCGCTGGAAGTGCCAGGCGTCGGTGGTGAGGGCGAAGCCGTGGCAGAACACCAGCGTGGGTGCGTCGCGGGCGTCGGGCGCTTCGTCGACCTCCACGTGCAGGTCGACGCCGTCGTCGGTGGTGACGGTACGGGCGGCGCCGCGCAGCGAGCCGAACGGCTCGTCGGCGTACGGGTCGTCCTTCTTCAGCGACCGGCCCATGGCGTAGCGCTCGGCGGCGAACCCGACGGCGGCGCCGGCGGTCGCCACGCCGACCCAGGCGCCGATCAGGCCGGCGGTGCGCCCGGCCGCGACGAGCCTGCTCACAGCTCTCCGTTGACGTAGACGCGGGGCAGCCGCGGGGCGAACCGGGTGACGATCTCGTACGAGATGGTACCTGCGGCGTCGGCCCAGTCCTGCGCCGTGGGCTCGCCGGCCTCGGCGTCGCCGAACAGCACGACCTCGTCGCCCGCCCGGACGTCGTCGTCGCGCAGGTCGACGACGAACTGGTCCATGCAGACCCGGCCGGCGATGCGCCGGGTGACGCCGCGCACCAGTACCGGCCCGCCCGGACCGGCGGAGCCGCCGGACGCGTGCCGCGGGACGCCGTCGCCGTAGCCGAGCGGCACCAGCCCGAGCGTGGACTCGCGGTCGGTGACGTACAGGTGCCCGTACGACACGCCCTGACCGGCCGGGACCCGCTTGACCAGCGCCAGCCGGGCCCGCACCGACATGGCCGGGCGCAGCCCGACGTCGGCCGGCCCGACCTGCTGCGGCACCGGCGACAGCCCGTACGTGGCCAGGCCCGGCCGGACGAGGTCGAAGTGGGCGTCGCGCAGGGTCAGCGTGGCGGCGGAGTTGGCGAGGTGCCGGACCTCGGGCCGGACGCCGCGCGACTCGGCCAGCGCGGCGGCGTCGCGGAACGCGGCCAGCTGCTGGGCGTTGGCGGGGTGCTCGGGCTCATCGGCGCAGGCCAGGTGCGACCAGAGGCCGACGACCTCGACCAGCCCCTCGGCCTGGGCCTTCAGCGCGTCGTCGACCAGCGTCGGCCAGTCGGCCAGCGGCGCGCCGGACCGGCCCATGCCGGTGTCGGCCTTGAGGTGCAGCCGGGCGGTGTGGCCGGTCTCGCGGGCCGCGGCGGTGATCTCGGTGACCGCCCACGGCGCCGACGCGGACACGTCCACATCGGCGGCCAGCGCGTCGGCCCACCGCTCGCCGGGCGCGCACAGCCAGGCCATCAGCCGTCCGCCGACCCCGGCGGCCCGCAGTGCGAGCGCCTCGGCCAGCGTGGCGGTGCCCAGCCAGGTGGCGCCGCCGGCCTGCGCCGCGCGCGCCGACGGGACCAGCCCGTGGCCGTACGCGTCGCCCTTCACGACTGCCATGACCTGCGCGGGAG is from Jiangella alkaliphila and encodes:
- a CDS encoding alpha/beta fold hydrolase, with protein sequence MSRLVAAGRTAGLIGAWVGVATAGAAVGFAAERYAMGRSLKKDDPYADEPFGSLRGAARTVTTDDGVDLHVEVDEAPDARDAPTLVFCHGFALTTDAWHFQRRDLRGTARLVFWDQRGHGRSGPLPDDGELSFRRLGADLGQVLDEVVPKGPIVLIGHSMGGMTLQALAEDRPELFGKRVVAVALIATSGQKLDVSGLGLPGYLGRLAGRAAPAAVSILARKPELVERGRKMGSDLAYVLTRRYAFAEGGSPKLVEFTAIMNAAVPIDVVARFFPLFGELDAAGAIPVLSKIPVLVIGGERDQMTPVQHGRDLADALVDVEYIEATDAGHMVLLERHEVVTDALRTLIDRTRRGGRPRRLSSRIASVRRRRSKEDER
- the alr gene encoding alanine racemase, which produces MTDQYGPGPVPHAEVRVDLAAIRDNVAELAVRAAPAQVMAVVKGDAYGHGLVPSARAAQAGGATWLGTATLAEALALRAAGVGGRLMAWLCAPGERWADALAADVDVSASAPWAVTEITAAARETGHTARLHLKADTGMGRSGAPLADWPTLVDDALKAQAEGLVEVVGLWSHLACADEPEHPANAQQLAAFRDAAALAESRGVRPEVRHLANSAATLTLRDAHFDLVRPGLATYGLSPVPQQVGPADVGLRPAMSVRARLALVKRVPAGQGVSYGHLYVTDRESTLGLVPLGYGDGVPRHASGGSAGPGGPVLVRGVTRRIAGRVCMDQFVVDLRDDDVRAGDEVVLFGDAEAGEPTAQDWADAAGTISYEIVTRFAPRLPRVYVNGEL